A region from the Gymnogyps californianus isolate 813 chromosome 14, ASM1813914v2, whole genome shotgun sequence genome encodes:
- the REEP2 gene encoding receptor expression-enhancing protein 2 isoform X1 has protein sequence MVSWIISRLVVLIFGTLYPAYSSYKAVKTKNVKEYVKWMMYWIVFAFFTTAETLTDIVLSWFPFYFELKIAFVIWLLSPYTKGSSVLYRKFVHPTLSNKEKEIDEYITQARDKSYETMMRVGKRGLNLAANAAVTAAAKGQGVLSEKLRSFSMQDLTLIRDEDTVHMRSHEPQLHPSGGSLLETIEDSGEESSVAQRSNGTPLETRTDPSDEDAADKLPKRTQSLKTPKKVTKAELPVRSVKARPKKKAAGSLASGESS, from the exons ATGGTCTCCTGGATCATCTCCCGCCTCGTGGT GCTGATTTTCGGCACCCTCTACCCCGCGTACTCCTCCTACAAGGCCGTGAAGACGAAAAACGTGAAGGAATAT GTGAAGTGGATGATGTACTGGattgtgtttgcctttttcacCACTGCAGAAACGCTCACAGACATTGTTCTTTCTTG gTTTCCCTTTTATTTCGAGCTGAAAATCGCATTTGTGATTTGGCTGCTCTCCCCTTACACCAAGGGCTCCAGTGTCCTCTACAGGAAGTTTGTGCACCCAACGCTCTCCAATAAGGAGAAG GAAATTGATGAATACATTACTCAGGCTCGTGACAAGAGCTATGAAACCATGATGCGAGTTGGCAAGAGAGGGTTAAACCTTGCTGCCAATGCAGCAGTTACTGCAGCTGCAAAG GGCCAGGGAGTTTTGTCCGAGAAGCTGCGAAGTTTCAGCATGCAGGATCTCACTCTGATCCGGGATGAAGATACTGTGCATATGCGAAGCCATGAGCCACAGCTGCACCCCTCTGGTGGGAGTCTTCTTGAAACCATTGAGGATTCAG gagaggagagcagtgtGGCACAGAGGTCTAATGGAACCCCGTTGGAGACTAGAACAGACCCATCAGATGAAGATGCAGCAGACAAACTTCCTAAACGTACCCAGAGTCTCAAAACTCCTAAGAAGGTGACGAAAGCTGAG ctTCCAGTAAGAAGTGTGAAAGCTCGCCCTAAGAAGAAAGCTGCAGGCTCTCTTGCTTCTGGCGAGTCATCTTAA
- the REEP2 gene encoding receptor expression-enhancing protein 2 isoform X2, giving the protein MVSWIISRLVVLIFGTLYPAYSSYKAVKTKNVKEYVKWMMYWIVFAFFTTAETLTDIVLSWFPFYFELKIAFVIWLLSPYTKGSSVLYRKFVHPTLSNKEKEIDEYITQARDKSYETMMRVGKRGLNLAANAAVTAAAKGVLSEKLRSFSMQDLTLIRDEDTVHMRSHEPQLHPSGGSLLETIEDSGEESSVAQRSNGTPLETRTDPSDEDAADKLPKRTQSLKTPKKVTKAELPVRSVKARPKKKAAGSLASGESS; this is encoded by the exons ATGGTCTCCTGGATCATCTCCCGCCTCGTGGT GCTGATTTTCGGCACCCTCTACCCCGCGTACTCCTCCTACAAGGCCGTGAAGACGAAAAACGTGAAGGAATAT GTGAAGTGGATGATGTACTGGattgtgtttgcctttttcacCACTGCAGAAACGCTCACAGACATTGTTCTTTCTTG gTTTCCCTTTTATTTCGAGCTGAAAATCGCATTTGTGATTTGGCTGCTCTCCCCTTACACCAAGGGCTCCAGTGTCCTCTACAGGAAGTTTGTGCACCCAACGCTCTCCAATAAGGAGAAG GAAATTGATGAATACATTACTCAGGCTCGTGACAAGAGCTATGAAACCATGATGCGAGTTGGCAAGAGAGGGTTAAACCTTGCTGCCAATGCAGCAGTTACTGCAGCTGCAAAG GGAGTTTTGTCCGAGAAGCTGCGAAGTTTCAGCATGCAGGATCTCACTCTGATCCGGGATGAAGATACTGTGCATATGCGAAGCCATGAGCCACAGCTGCACCCCTCTGGTGGGAGTCTTCTTGAAACCATTGAGGATTCAG gagaggagagcagtgtGGCACAGAGGTCTAATGGAACCCCGTTGGAGACTAGAACAGACCCATCAGATGAAGATGCAGCAGACAAACTTCCTAAACGTACCCAGAGTCTCAAAACTCCTAAGAAGGTGACGAAAGCTGAG ctTCCAGTAAGAAGTGTGAAAGCTCGCCCTAAGAAGAAAGCTGCAGGCTCTCTTGCTTCTGGCGAGTCATCTTAA
- the REEP2 gene encoding receptor expression-enhancing protein 2 isoform X3 translates to MVSWIISRLVVLIFGTLYPAYSSYKAVKTKNVKEYVKWMMYWIVFAFFTTAETLTDIVLSWFPFYFELKIAFVIWLLSPYTKGSSVLYRKFVHPTLSNKEKEIDEYITQARDKSYETMMRVGKRGLNLAANAAVTAAAKLPVRSVKARPKKKAAGSLASGESS, encoded by the exons ATGGTCTCCTGGATCATCTCCCGCCTCGTGGT GCTGATTTTCGGCACCCTCTACCCCGCGTACTCCTCCTACAAGGCCGTGAAGACGAAAAACGTGAAGGAATAT GTGAAGTGGATGATGTACTGGattgtgtttgcctttttcacCACTGCAGAAACGCTCACAGACATTGTTCTTTCTTG gTTTCCCTTTTATTTCGAGCTGAAAATCGCATTTGTGATTTGGCTGCTCTCCCCTTACACCAAGGGCTCCAGTGTCCTCTACAGGAAGTTTGTGCACCCAACGCTCTCCAATAAGGAGAAG GAAATTGATGAATACATTACTCAGGCTCGTGACAAGAGCTATGAAACCATGATGCGAGTTGGCAAGAGAGGGTTAAACCTTGCTGCCAATGCAGCAGTTACTGCAGCTGCAAAG ctTCCAGTAAGAAGTGTGAAAGCTCGCCCTAAGAAGAAAGCTGCAGGCTCTCTTGCTTCTGGCGAGTCATCTTAA